The Synergistaceae bacterium genomic interval ATTCTGCGTTTTCCGGTATCATAGCAAGAATAGAATCACTTACGAGTCTGTCATAAATTACTACTTCAGCGCGGTTAATAATTTCTCTTGCCCTGAGAGTCAATAAACCTGAATCTCCCGGGCCAGCTCCGACTATGTAAACATTCATGATAAAATCTCCCTTGCTAAATTTTCGCCGATTATAGCTGCTTCACTTCTCAAGCCCGAAAGAGTCCCGCTATGAAAAATTTTGTTGTTATCAATGTATAAGCCCCTGAGAGTCAAAATGTTATCATGAATTTCTGCATATGCTCCGGCGGGAACGTTACAACCTGCATTGAGTGCGCGCGCAAAACTTCTTTCGGCGAGTGAGCAATCTTGAGAGTCTTTGTCATTGACGCATTCGAGATAATTATAATTTCGGCCTCTAACGCCTTGACAAGCTATAACGCCTTGACCGGGTGCGGGCATTATTTCATTTACGCTGAAAATTTTTGTGATTCTGTCAGTGAGATTCAATCTCTCAAGACCTGACGCAGCCAAGACAAGACCGGAAAAAATTTTTTCGTTGTCAAGTTTCTTGATTCGCGTATTAATATTGCCTCTGACCGGTATAATTTTAGAGTCAGGATATAATTTTTCGAGCTGTAAACGCCTTCTCAACGATGACGAAGCTAAAATTTTCGTGCATGAGTCCTCGTTCAAGATTAGAGCGTCTCTAGGGTCTCCGCGCTTTGAATATGCGATTATAGGGAGATTCAAATTTTCCTGAACTGGTAAATCTTTCAGGCTGTGAACTGCAAAATCTATTTCATGATTCGATAGTGCCTGCTCGATTTCCTGTGTGAACAAGCCTTTAATGCCGGGTGCTGAACTCGTGAAAGCTGTCATATTTGTATCGCCCTGAGTCGTGATAGTTATGATCTTAACTTGCAAGTCCGGCCAAGATTGCGAAATTTTATCTGCGATTATTTTACTTTGTGCAAGAGCTAAAATACTTCCGCGCGTGCCGATTTTTATTTCTTGTAACGTGATAGCTTCGACCTCCTGAAAAATTTAAACACGGC includes:
- the hemC gene encoding hydroxymethylbilane synthase, which gives rise to MFQEVEAITLQEIKIGTRGSILALAQSKIIADKISQSWPDLQVKIITITTQGDTNMTAFTSSAPGIKGLFTQEIEQALSNHEIDFAVHSLKDLPVQENLNLPIIAYSKRGDPRDALILNEDSCTKILASSSLRRRLQLEKLYPDSKIIPVRGNINTRIKKLDNEKIFSGLVLAASGLERLNLTDRITKIFSVNEIMPAPGQGVIACQGVRGRNYNYLECVNDKDSQDCSLAERSFARALNAGCNVPAGAYAEIHDNILTLRGLYIDNNKIFHSGTLSGLRSEAAIIGENLAREILS